A stretch of DNA from Halorubrum sp. BOL3-1:
CGGGGATCCCGACCGCAGAGAGGCTGATGACGATCCCGGAGGAGACGACCGCGACGACGATGGCGGCCGTCAGCGGGAGGTCGGTAATGTCGTTACCGAGCGTGTCGAGCGTCCGCCGGGCGATGGTGAACGCGCCGACCGCGACCGCGGCGCTGCCCAGCAGGATCATCGGCGTCATCTCGACGCCGTCGAGCGCGACGAGCGGCGCGATGGCGTTCGCGATGTTCGAGGTCCCCGACGAGAACGCCATCAGACAGCCGATGGTAATAACGATGACCCCGCCGGTCAGCTCCCGCCGCGTCGTGTTCGGTCCGAGGACCGGCCGCGGGATCAGCCCCGACCGGTCGAATTCGAACAGCGCGCCCTCGGTGCTTTCGATCGCCACCCAGCTGTCGATGGCCGAGTACAAGTAGCGGCCGACGACGCCCGACACCCAGAACCCGATGATCGGGGCGACGAGCCACCAGATCGCGATCTCGCCCATCACGGCCCAGTCGAGGGTGTTCGTCGCGACTCCCAGCCCGGCGATGGAGCCGACCGCCGTCATCGATGTTGACGCCGGGACGCCGGCGAAGTTGCCGACGAACAGCGCGCCGCCGATGAAAAAGAGGACGACGATGCTCGTCTCCAGCGTGAACACGCTCGCGCCGGTAACGAGGTCCTCGCCCAGCGTCTCGACCACGCGCTGGCCCAGCGTTCCCGCGCCGATGAAAAAGAACACCGACATCAGCGCCGCCGCGCCCGACTTCGATAACACGTCCGCGCCGACCGCCGGCCCGAACGCCGGTCCCGTCGTCGCCCCGCCGATATTGTATCCGACGAACGCCGCCACCGTGACCCCGACGAGAAGAAGAGCTTCGATCATATATGTAAATAGAGCACGCACGCGCGCTTAAACGGATAGGATTCGCCGTTCTGCTAGCGTTAACCCCGCGGCGTTCTCGGCGGCGATCCCGACGCGGCCGCGACGCGGCCGCTCCGCTCTGTCAGCTACCCACGACTGAAGTCGTGGGCTTCCGGTCTTGTACCGCTGTGATCTCTCATTTCGCCCGACAAGATACGTCGGCCGGGGCACGACTGAAATGAGTTTGTCGAACGGACTGAGACAAACGTCGACTGACGGAATCAGTCGGAAGTGTACCGGCCGAGATTTGAACTGGGGAAAAACGGTCCCGCTCGCTTCGCTCGCCGCTGCGCCTTTCTGAGTTCAAATATCTCTCTGCGATCTTCCTCGCTTCGCTCGGAAAATGCACCGGCCGAGATTTGAACTCGGGTTGCAACCATGGCAAGGTTGCGTGATACCACTACACTACCGGTGCGAGCTTCGCACTTCACGTTTTTTCAGGGACTCACTTAATTCTGTCACATCCGGACGGCGGAGCGGTTCGGTCGCCGCCGCACCGCTCACCCGTCTCTCCGACGCGCGATATCCGTCGCGTGGCTCTCATGAAGTTCGCCGAACGCCGCCGCCTCCGCGCGTTCCTGCGCGTCGTCCTCCCGGTGGTCGCGGATACGGCACTTGATCGCCGCGAGCGCGTCGGACCCACCCGCCGCGATCTCGTCGGCCACCGACCGGGGGTCGTCGACGACGCGAGAGACGAGTCCGGTTCGCAGCGCGGCCTCGGCGTCGAGGACCCGCCCCGACAGCGCGAAGTCGAGCGCGTCGCCCTCCCTCATGACGCGCGGGAGCCTGACCGTCCCGCCCCAGGCGCCGAACAGCCCGAAGTCGACGCCCGGCTCCCCGAACGTCGCTCTCGGGGTCGCCACGCGGACATCGGCCGCCAGCGCCAGTTCGACGCCCCCGCCTCGGGCCGCGCCGTCGACCCCGCAGACGACGACCGACGGGGACCCCTCGATGGCAGCGGCCGCGCGCTGGCCCCGCCGCGCGAAGGCCTCGGGGTCGTCGAGGTCGACGACTGCGTCGAGGTCGGCGCCGGCACAGAAGGCGTCGCCCGCGCCGCGAAGATACGTCACCGGCGGGGACTCTCCGCGTCCCCGCTCCTCGAAGACTTCCCGGAGGGAACGCAGGTCGTCGGGTCGAAGCGCGTTGCGCGACTCGGGGCGGTCGAGCGTGACGACGCGCACGTCGCCCTCGGTTCGGGTCCGGATCACGGTACGGGATCCCGTTCGTTTCCAAAGGTCTTTGCCCTTCGATCGCCTACCGAACGACAATGGACGATGCCGCGCGAGCGCGTGACGCCGCGCGCGAGGCGCTCGCGGACGTCGAACCCGAACAGCTCCGCGAGGCCCTCGACTCCCGACTCGTCGACGCGGCGGTGACTCCAGGCGTGTTGGCGCTGGTCACCGCCCGTGCCGTCGGCCCCGGAGTCGACCTCGACGGCGTGGACGACCGCTCCGCGGGCGTGCAGCTCATCTACGAGGGGCTGCGACTCACCCGCACGATCGCCCGCGAGGAGCCGTGGGTGACCGCACCGACCGCCGACGACATCGACGCCGACATGGACGTCCTCGCCGCCGACGTGCTCGTCTCGCGGGGGTTCTCGTTGCTCGCGTGTACCGGCGCGGCTCGGCCCGCGGTCGACGTGGTGCGCGCGTTCGGCCGCGACCAGACGCTGCGAGACCGCGAGGGAACCGACGCCGCGGCGGCGGCCGAACTCGACCGCAACCTAGAGGTGGACGCGCTCGAACTCGCCGTCGTTGCCGGCACCACCGCGGTCGGCGGCGACCCGCCCGAGGAGCTGCTCGCGTACGCCCGCGACCTCGCGGCCGACTGCGACGGCGAGTTCCCGCCCGCCGGGCGCGCCCTGTCGGACGCGACCGCCGACCGCATCGCCGACATCTCGGACCGGGCCGTCAGCGCGACGGACCGGTGAGCCGACAGGGACGACGGGGCGGAGTCGATCTCCCGACGCCGCGTCGCCGAATCGAAACCCCTAAAGTCGATTCCGCGCAACGGTGAATTGCGCCTGGGTAGCTTAGCGGTAAAGCGCGTCCTTGGTAAGGACGAGACCCCGAGTTCAAATCTCGGCCTAGGCTCTCTATACCCGAACTCGTCGACCCGTTACTCGGTCGATCGACTGGACCGAGGCGTCGACCTCAGACCGGATACGTCCCTTCGAGCCGGGCCTTCCCGACCACCTGCCCGGTCATCGCGTCGACGAGGTCCTCCGTGTCGGCGGACGGCGACAGGCCGAGGGGTTCCTCGACCGCGTACAGCCGGAACCGGTAGGTGTGCTCTCGGTCCGGCGGGTTCGGGCCGCCGTAGCCGTGTTCGCCGTAGTCGTTCTGGCCCTCGGTCGCCGCGGTCGGCGACCAGTCTTCGGGGACCGTCTCTCGGTCGGGGTCGACGTCCCAGACGAGCCAGTGGTCCCACACCGTTCCCGCCGGTTCCTCGGCGTCCGGGTCGTCGACGATGAGGACGAGCGCGCCCGCCGACTCGGGGGCTCCCCCGATCGACAGCGGCGGATTGGCGTTGCGCTCCGTGTAGCCGTACTCGTCGGGGATGCGCTCGCCGTCGTCGAACGCCGGACTCGATAGCGTAAAGTCGCTCATGTGATGACCGGTCCGTCCGGACGGGAGGAAGTTGGTGGGTGGCCGACAAAAGCGTTCGGCGCGGCGGGCCGCGCTCGGGCGCTCCCGACCCGGGATTCTCCCGCAGTGCGCGGGTTTTGTGCCGGGTTTTTATTCTCTCGTTTCCGATCGCCGCCCGTATGGGAAAACACGAGCGTGGCTGGGCCGAGGCCACGGAGCGGCTGACCGCGCAACTCGCAAACGGAACGGAGCCGGACGACGACCTCGGGGAAGAGGGCCGCCCCGACCTCGCTGCGGCCTTGGCCGAGCGGATCCGACGCGACTCCCCGGACCGGACCGCAGTGCGTCACGCCGGCAACTCCTACGACTCGCTCGGGGACCTCATCGTCGAGTCGCCCGCCGGAGAGACGTTCCTCGAAGCCAAGTTCGTCGCCAGCGGCGGCACGCGGGCGAACCTCGGGCAGGACACGCTGACCGAGTTCGGACTGTTCGAGGACGCGACGGCGTGGAGCGAGTTCCGCGAGGAGATCGGGTTCCCCGAGGACCGACAGGTCCTTCTTCAGCAGTTCGACGACTACCCGGACGACGTCCGCGACTGGTCGTACAAGTCGGCGGTGTACGACCGTGCGAAACACCTCAAGAACGTCGTCGACGTGTCGCGGGGACAGAACACCGGGTCGCGGGCGGACGAGGTCCTCGCCGACCCGGACGCGACGGAGACGCAGCGGACAGCCGCGCGGATCATCAATGAGATCCTCGAACTCGACAGGGAGGAGAAACTGGCGTACTTCGACCACCTCCGGACCGCCGAGCAGGACCCCCGCGCTATCGAGACGTTCGCGCACCTGATCGCCTGCGGCTACCACACGGCCGACGCGCTCGACGAGCACTTCGACCGGGACCTCGACGAGATCAAGCGGCTGATCGAGACGGACTCCTACCGGCTGTACGAGGTGAACAGAAACAGCGGGTCGGTGACCGCCGAGAATCCCTCGGAGCTGCTCGCGGGCTTCGAGTGGAAGGACACGCGGGTCGAGATTCCCGAGGACGGCACCTCCGTGAGCGTGGTGACGGGACCGCCGGACGACCGGCGGCGCGTCCTCAACGTCGCGTACAACTGGAAGAACAAGTTCCAAGGGATTCAGACGCCGTCGATGAACGTCTTCGTTCCGGAGGCCTGAGTCGTCGGATTGGGACTGGGGGGACAGCGCCGACCCGCCGACCCGCACCCTTTTGCGCTCGGACGCCAAGGGTCGACCATGCAACGCGGCCGCCGGAAGCCGGACTGGCTGAAGTCGCGCCCGCCGTCCGGAAGTCGCTTCACCGAGATCAAGTCCACCCTCCGCGACCACGACCTCCACACGGTCTGTGAGGAGGCGAACTGCCCCAACATGGGCGAGTGCTGGTCCGGGAGAGACGGTCCCGGCACGGCGACGTTCATGCTCATGGGTGACCGGTGTTCGCGCGGCTGTAACTTCTGTGATGTCGAGACCGGCGGTATGGAGCCGCTCGACCCCGACGAGCCGGCGAACGTCGCGGACGCGGTCGCGGAGATCGGTCTCGACTACGTCGTCTTGACCTCCGTCGACCGCGACGACCTCGCGGACGGCGGCTCCGCGCACTTCGCCGAGACGATCCGCGAGATCAAACGGCGCGACCCGGAGATTCTCGTCGAGACGCTCATCCCCGACTTCGGCGGCGACCCCGAGGCGGTCCGCCGGATAATCGACGCGGAGCCGGACGTGATCGCGCACAACGTCGAGACGGTCGAGCGGCTCCAGTGGCCGGTCCGGGACCGCCGCGCGAACTACGAGCAGTCGCTCGCGGTCCTCGATCATGTCGACCGCGAGTCCGAGGTTCACACCAAGACGAGTCTCATGCTCGGCGTCGGAGAGTACGACCACGAGGTGTACCGAACGCTCGGTGACCTCCGGGAAGTGGGCGTCGACGTGGTCACGTTCGGTCAGTACCTCCAGCCCTCGCGCTCGCACCTCGACGTCTTCGAGTACGTCCACCCTGACGTCTTCGAGACGTGGCGGCGGGTGGCCGAGGCGGAGTTCGACTTCCTCTACTGCGCGTCGGGCGCCATGGTCCGGTCGTCGTACAAGGCCGGCGAGCTGTTCGTCGAGGCGCTCGTACGCGAGGGACGCTCGCCAGAGGACGCGCGGCGACGCGCACGGGCCGCGGGCGGCGACTGAGGCGCGGATCCGGAACTCTGAGAGGCATATTCCGGAACGCGCCTCCTCCGACAGCTGTCAGGCGTTTTTGAGGTTTCGGCTTTTGTCCGAACAGCGAGTTATTTACCTCTCGGTGACTCACGCTGCGTTAGTGAGACGTACACATGGGATTAACTGACTCGTCGGTCGTCGACTCCGCGCGGGCTCGACCGGGGCTTCTCTTCGTCGCCCTCCTCGCCGCCCTGCTGCTCGTCGACCTCGCGGCGAAACTCTCGGGGGTCGGTCTCGGCCCGATCGGGGGGTCGCTATCCGTCGACCGGCTCGGATCGAACCTCTGGAACGGCGTCGTTATCGGCCTCGTGATCGGGCTGGCCGGTATCGGACTCTCGATGACGTACAGCATCCTCTCGTTCGCCAACTTCTCGCACGGCGACCTCGTCAGCGCCGGCGCGTTCACGGGCTGGGGCGTGGCGTTCCTGATCGCCGGATTCGGTGACGCCTCGATCCGCGCACTAGTGACCGTCCGCGACGCGGGGAGCGCCTCGCCCGGCGACATCGGGGCGCACATCCTCACGACTCCCGGCGCGATCCTCGTCGGACTGGTCGTGGCGTTCGCCGTCACCGCACTGCTCGCGGTGGCGCTCGACCGGGCGTTCTACAAGCCGATGCGCGACCGCGACGGGATCGCGCTTCTCATCGCTTCCATCGGCGCGGCGCTGGTCGTCCGCTACCTGCTCCAGTTCGGCTACGGATCCGACCGGCGGGGCGTAACCGCCAGCGTCGACGCGTCGAACTTGGCGTTCGGTCCCCTCGGCGTGTCGGTGAACGCGCACGAACTCACCATCCTCGTCGCGGCGGTCGGACTGATGCTCGCGATGCACGCCATGCTTCAGCACACGAAGCTCGGGACCGCGATGCGGGCGATGGCCGACAACAAGGACCTCGCGCTCATCACCGGGATCCCGGCCGAGCGCGTCGTCACCGCCACGTGGATCATCGGCGGGGGACTCGCGGGCGCCTCCGGCTACCTCTACGTCCTGCTCCGCGGCACGATCCAGTTCGACTTCGGCTGGCTCCTCCTCCTGCTCATCTTCGCGGCCGTCATCCTCGGCGGGATCGGCTCCGTCTACGGCGCCATCGTCGGCGGTCTCGTCATCGGCGTCGTGTTCACGACCTCGACGATATGGATTCCGTCGGACTTCAACCAGGCGGCGGCGTTCGCCGTGATGATCCTGATGCTGCTGCTTCGCCCCGAGGGGTTGTTCGGAGGTGTTTCGACCGCATGAGCGGTCCGAACAACGCGGGCGACGGCGGGACTGCCGACCCGCCTGAGAGCGCCACGGCGGCGCTGATCGCGGCCGCCAAGGAGAGCGACTTCGCGCTCGTCGTCGGGACGCTGCTCGCGGTGTACGCAGCCGCGACGCTCCTGACGTTCACCGACGGTCTCAACAGCGTCGTCGGACTGTTGGAGACCCTGACGTTCCTCGGTCTCGTCTACGCGCTCACCGCCCTCGCTTTGAACCTCCAGTGGGGGTACACCGGCCTGTTCAACATCGGTGTCGCCGGCTTCATGGCCGTCGGCGTCTACACGATGGGGATGGTCGTCCGGTCGCCGGACCCGGCCTTCGGTCCCCCCGGACTGGGGCTGCCGCTCCCGGTGGGGATCGTCGCGGGCATGGGGATGGCGGCGCTGCTCGGAGGCGTCGCCGCGCTGCCGGCGTTGCGGCTCAAGGCCGACTACCTCGCGATCGTGACGCTCGGTCTCTCCGAGATAATCCGGCTCTCGCTCCAGTCGAGCACCTTCGACACCTTCCTGCGCGACACGATCGGTGCCGGGACCGGCGGCGGTCGCGGGATGGGGATGCCGGACAACCCCGTCCGCGACCTGTTCTTGGTCGACGGGCAGGCGGGGAACCCGACCGCGCTCGGTGACCTCGTCTTCGGGGTCCTCGGTGCCGACGGTCTCGGGGTCTCCCACCCGATCCTCATCGGCTGGGGGTACATCGCCGTCCTCGCCGGCTTCCTCGTCGGCTTCTACCTCCTGCTCGAACGCCTCGGACGCTCGCCGTTCGGGCGGACGATGAAGGCGATCCGCGAGGACGAACTCGTCGCCAACTCGCTCGGCAAGGACGTGAACCTCGTGAAGGTCAAGGTGTTTGTCATCGGCTGCGCGCTGATGGGACTCGCCGGTATCCTCTGGTTCGGCAGCCAGGGCAACGTCTCCCCGACCCCGCAGTTCCGGCCGCTAATCACCTTCTACGTCTTCATCGCGGTGATCATCGGCGGCTCCGGGTCGAACACCGGCTCCGTCCTCGGCGGCATCGTCTTCGCCGCGGTGCTGTTCGAGGGACCGCGGCGGGTCGGCGGGGCCGTCCGCGGCCTCATCGACGCGGAGACGCCAGGCTCCTTCGCGGACGCCGTCGTCTCGCTGGACCCGGTGACGTTCCTCGCGTACGCGACCGACAACGTCGCGCCGCTCCAGTTCGTCTTCCTCGGACTCGTCTTGGTGTTCATCATCCGCTGGCGCCCGGAGGGGATCCTCGGAGACCGGATCGAGACGGCCGCGGCCGTCGACCTCTCCGAGCGGCCAGCCGGGGGTGAGTCCGATGAGTAGCGACGCCTCCGACGCGGACGAGGCCGCCGAGTCGGTCGACGTCCCCGACGCGAGCACCGTCGCCGACGCGGTGGACGCCCCGGAGCCGGCCGCCGCCGACGAACCGGAGGCGAACGACAGCGAGGTGGAGGAGGCGGCGAAACACGTCCCGTCCGGGATGCCGCCGCTCCGCGTGGAGGGGCTGGTGAAGCGGTTCGGCGGCGTCACCGCCGTCGACGGCGCCTCCTTCGAGGTCGAGTCCGGGTCGCTGACGGGACTCATCGGGCCGAACGGTGCCGGGAAGTCGACCACCTTCGACTGTATCACCGGCGTCCACGAGCCGACCGCCGGGAGGGTGTACTTCGAGGGCGAAGACATCACGGGACGCAGACCGCACCAGATCGCGCGGAAGGGACTGGTCAGGACGTTCCAGATCGCCCGCGAACTCTCCGAGATGACCGTCTTGGAGAACCTCATGCTCGCGCCGCAGGGACAGATCGGTGAGTCTGCGATCCGCGCGGTGACCCCCGGACTCCGCGGCGCGGTGATCGAGGAGGAGACCGAGGTCCGCGAGCGCGCTTGGGAGACGCTGGAGTTCTTCGAGATAGACCACCTCGCGCACGAACACGCCGGGAACCTCTCCGGCGGCCAGCGGAAGCTGCTGGAGATGGCCCGCGCGCTGATGACCGACCCCGAGATGGTGTTGCTCGACGAGCCGCTCGCCGGGGTCAACCCCACGCTCGAAGAGAAGCTCTTGGACCGGATTCACGACCTGCGGGCGGACGGCTACACCTTCCTGCTCGTCGAACACGACATGGACATCATCATGAACAACTGCGAACGCGTCATCGTCATGCATCAGGGCAGCGTGCTCGCCGAGGGGACCGGCGACGAGATACGGAACGACGAGCGGGTCATCGAGGCGTACCTAGGGGAGGACCTATGACCGCCGACGCCACCGCCGGAACGACCCACGCGATCGACGGCGACGCGATCTTGCGGATCCGCGGTCTGGACGCCGGCTACGGCGACCTCCAGATCCTCTCGGACGTCGCCCTCGACGTCGACGACGGGGAGTACGTGACGATCGTCGGTCCCAACGGCGCCGGTAAGTCGACGGTGATGAAGACCGTCTTCGGACTCACGACCCACATGGGCGGCACCGTCGAGCTCGAAGGCGAGCCGATCCACGGGCTCGCGCCCGAGCGGATCATCCGCGAGGGGATCGGGTTCGTTCCCCAGAACGGCAACGTCTTTCCGGGCCTGAGCGTCCGCGAGAACCTCGAGATGGGCGCGTACATCCTCGACGAGGTGCCCGAAGACCAGATCGAGACGATCTACGACCGGTTCCCGATCCTCCGGGAGCGCAGCGAGCAGAAGGCGGGAACGCTCTCGGGCGGCCAGCGGCAGATGGTGGCGATGGGGCGAGCGCTCATGCTCGACCCCGACCTCCTGTTGCTTGACGAGCCGTCGGCCGGACTCGCGCCCGACCTCGTCTCCGACATGTTCGACCGGATCGACCGGATCAACGAGGACGGGACGGCCGTGCTGATGGTCGAACAGAACGCGAAGGAGGCGTTACGCCGCTGCGACCGCGGCTACGTGTTGGTGAGCGGCGAGAACCGCTACACCGACCGCGGCGACGTCCTGCTCTCAGACGAGGACGTGCGGCGCGACTTCCTCGGCGGGTGAGCGGCGTACTACCGAACGGGCGGTGACCGATCGGCGGGTCCCTCCGCCGAGTCTCGATTATTTCATTCGCCCCCACGCGAGGTGGAGGACGATGCCGACGACGAACGCGACGCCGAGGTTCGTCGCCACCGCGAGCAGGCCGATCCCGACCGAGAGCGCGCGGTTCCCCGAGTCGGTGACGTTGCGCGCGAGCGAGACGGCGACGACCGCGAGCAGGGCGCCGAGCATCGCCAGCGGGAAGGCGGCGATCAGCGCGGGCGTGGCGAACAGGGCGGCGACGAGGTACCCGGCGCCGAGGACGACGTTCGCGCCGCCGGTGCGCGCGCCGAACGCGTACTTGCCGGCCACGCCGTCGCAGCCGTGACACATCGGGATCCCGCCCAGCGGCACGGCGATCAGGTTCGTCACGCCCATGCTCGTCGACAGCTCGTCCGGCGTCACGTCGGCGTCGAACAGGTCGGCAAAGAGGAGGGAGGTCGCCAGCGCGGCGTTACCGATCGTCATCGCCAGCTGCGCGACCACGCCGTCGACGGTGGCGCGCGTGAGGGCCGCGCCGAACGCCGGCGTGGGCGGCGCGCCGGGCAGCCGCGGGGTCGGCACCCCGGCGACGACGAACGCGGTCGCGACGCCGACGACGGCGACGGCTAACGCGCTCGCTTTCCCGCGACCCGCGAGCGCGAACGCGCCGGCGATGGCGACCCCGACGAGCGCCACCGCCGGGTCGTCGGTCGCGAGTCCCAGTCCCGTCTCTAGGAGGATTAGCCCCACCGCGAACTGTACCCCGCGGATCACCGGCTCCCCGATCCACCGCTCGACGTACGCGAGCGTCCCCGTGAGACCGATCGCGAGGAGGACGGCGCCGAGGATCGCGCCCGCGAGCGCGAGCTCGGCGTAGGTGAGCGCGCCGGCGATGGCCAGCGCGGCCAGCGCCTTCATCGGTTCGACCGACACCGGTAGCCCGTAGCGGACCCCCCAGACGAGTTGGAAGACGCCGAACGCGGCGAGCGCGTGCGGCAGCGACACGTCCGTCAGCAGCGCCAGCGCGACGACGAGCGGGACGACAGTAATCGAATCCCCTATCGCGCCGGTGACCGCCCTCGACCCGAAATCGACGGACCGACTTCTCTTCGAAGCGGATTCAGTCACGAGATAACCGCCCTATCGGGCGAGAGCCCTTGAGCGTGTTCAGAAATTGATCGGAGTCACTCGATCGCTTCGACGAAAACGATTCAGGTTTCTCGCGGCGCTTGAACTACTCCTCGTCGAAGGCGGGGTCGTCCGCGTCGACCATCGGGCACTTCCGGACCCGAAACCGGGAGAAGTCGACCGACTCGACGATCTCGGTCCCCTCGTGGGTACAAGCCGTCTCCGGGGGCGCAGAGAAGTGCGGGCACTGCTGGCAGTAGCTCCGCTTGTCGACCACGCGCTCGTCGCCGGCCGTCGCGGCGCCCGCTCCCGGCCCGCCGGGTCTCGTCGCCGCCTCCCCGATGTCGCCGGGGGCGCCCCCGGCGTCGGACTCGGTCGCGTCGGCGCCGAGAGACCTCTCCTCGTCGAGCGCCTCCCACACGTCCTCCTCGCCGACGTCACCGACCTCCATCGACTCGAAGGGGTCCTCGTCGGTCGCGTCGGCGCCCGTGTCGGCGTCTAACCCGGCGAACGGGTCGTCCGCGGGTGCGCTCACGTCGGGGTCAGCGCGTGACGACCCGTGAGCGCTCGCGTCGGAGTCCGCCTCGTCGACCCCCCCCTCGTCCAGCGCCGCGAAGGGGTCGTCGGCCTCGTCGGTGTCGGGCGCGGCGAGGGAATCATCGGCGTCGGACGCGTCGAGAGAATCGTCGGTCTCTGCCTCCGGTCCGTCATCGAAGAGTTCGTCTCCGAAGGGGTCGGCGTCCGGCGCGTCACCGTCGTCTGACCGGTCGCCGCCCTCCGGCGCATCGTTACCCTCCGACCGGTCACCGTCGCTCATCGCCGGTCACCGTCGCTCGCGGCGGCGCTCGTCCGGTCGGTCGGTCGACTCGTCTCGTCGCGGTCGTCGGCCGCGACGTCGCCGTCGATAGCGGGGCGGTCCGCGACGAGCAGCCTCGACGTACCGAGGAAGCCGGTGTTCGGCTCCAGCTCCTCGAACCGGCGTCCGCAGTGCGGACACTCCGGCGTCGACAGCAGGCCGAGCTCCACGTCCCCACCGCAGTGGTCGCAGTCCGCGGCCCGCACGCCGTGCCGGTTCGCCGTCCGGGTCAGCGCGTCCACGCGCTCGCGGTCGGCGCGGTCGCGCTCGGCCGCGTCGAGCCGGCGCTTGAGCTTGACGACCGCGTTCGCGACCCGAGAGAGCTTGTCGTCGATCTCGCTCAGTTCGTCGGCGGAGATCCCGGCCACGTCGGACTCGACGCTCGCCACCCGCTCGTCGACCGCGTCGAGGCGGTCGTCGAGACCGTCGAACCGCTCGTCGACGTGGTCGTCGAGGTCGTCAACGTGGTCCCCGAGGTCGTCGAGCCGGTCCGAGGAGGGGGCGTCGGCTATCGCCGCGTCGAGCCGGTCCGCCCGGGCGGCGACCGCTTCCAGTTCGTCTGCGAGTCCGTCGAGGCGCGCGGCGTCCGCCGCCCCGCCGTCGCCGTCCTCGCCGGCGTCCAGCGACTCCACCTCGCGGTAGAGGTCGATGAACCGCTCGCGGAGGTCGGTGACCTTTGCGTCCACGTCGTCGTCGAGGTCGTCGAGGCGCGACTCGACCGCAGCCACCTCGTCGGCGTCGGGGACGTCGATCCCCTCGGACTCCGCGAGCGCGACGAGCGCGCGCTTGAGGAGTTCCTCTCGGCTCACGCCCGCCTCCTCGGCGGCGGCGTCGAGGGCGGCGGCAGCCGGATCGAGGTCGCTCATCGCGGGTCCTCCGTCATCTACGTGTCGTTGAGCGGCGAGGCTTAAGTAACCTGTCGCGGCGTTCTCCCGATCGATACTCGGCCGCGACGTCGACGCCCGCGGGCGCTACCGGATCTTGCGCACGTCGCTGATGTCGAACCCCCCCTCGTGGATCTCGGTCTCGAAGCGGACGATGTTCTCGGCCTCCAGCCGCGAGAGCACGCCGCGGAACTCGCGGACGAACATGGTCCGGGCGCGCTGTGACCCGCCGCTCTCCCACGAGAACTGGAGGGTCCCGCCCGCGGCGTCCATCAGGGTGCCGAACTCGCGGTCGCGGAGCGCCTCGGTGTTCACCAGCACGAGCACCAGGGCGTCCCACTCGTAGGCGGCCTTCTTCAGCCCCTTCATCACCATCGCGACGTCGCTCCAGTCGGTGTCGTCGGAGACCATCGAGACGAGGTCGGTGACGGAGTCGATACAGACGAGACTCCGCTGGCCGTGTTCGGAGAGGTAGTCGCCGAACGCGGTGAGCACGTCCTCGTACTCGCCGCGCTCACCCAGCTCGGTGATCGAGGCCGTCGCCGTCTCGTACCAGTCCCGCGGCACCGGCGACAGCTGGAAGTACTCGGGCGAGAGGTCCCGGAAAGAGATCTCGTCGACAGCCGCGTCGACGATCTCGTCGGCCATCGTGTACTCCATCTCCCGGGTGATCGCGCCGGTGTCGGCGGTGAACGAGATGTAGTGGACCGACTCGGGCAGGGCGGCGTCGGCGTCGAGGTCGCCGTAGTACAGGTCGAACAGCTCCTCGTCGGCGCGCGCCAGCGCGTTCATCGCCGCGCTGGTGTAGCAGAACTCCCGGGCGCCGGCGCCCGCCTCGCCCGCGAGCAACACGACGCTTCCGGGGGGCGCGCCGCCGCCGAAGATAGAGTCGAGGCGCGCGACCCCGAACGGAAGACTCGACATGGCTTATGCCCCGTCGCCGCGCGGCTTAGTGTTACCCCTCTCCGTGTCGGCCGAGGGCGATCCGGCTCCGCCCCCGGCGACGATCCGCGCGCCCCCGTTCGCCGCCCGGACGACCGACACCGACCCGCCGACGCCGGCGTCGTCGAGCGC
This window harbors:
- a CDS encoding branched-chain amino acid ABC transporter permease, with the translated sequence MSGPNNAGDGGTADPPESATAALIAAAKESDFALVVGTLLAVYAAATLLTFTDGLNSVVGLLETLTFLGLVYALTALALNLQWGYTGLFNIGVAGFMAVGVYTMGMVVRSPDPAFGPPGLGLPLPVGIVAGMGMAALLGGVAALPALRLKADYLAIVTLGLSEIIRLSLQSSTFDTFLRDTIGAGTGGGRGMGMPDNPVRDLFLVDGQAGNPTALGDLVFGVLGADGLGVSHPILIGWGYIAVLAGFLVGFYLLLERLGRSPFGRTMKAIREDELVANSLGKDVNLVKVKVFVIGCALMGLAGILWFGSQGNVSPTPQFRPLITFYVFIAVIIGGSGSNTGSVLGGIVFAAVLFEGPRRVGGAVRGLIDAETPGSFADAVVSLDPVTFLAYATDNVAPLQFVFLGLVLVFIIRWRPEGILGDRIETAAAVDLSERPAGGESDE
- a CDS encoding ABC transporter ATP-binding protein gives rise to the protein MSSDASDADEAAESVDVPDASTVADAVDAPEPAAADEPEANDSEVEEAAKHVPSGMPPLRVEGLVKRFGGVTAVDGASFEVESGSLTGLIGPNGAGKSTTFDCITGVHEPTAGRVYFEGEDITGRRPHQIARKGLVRTFQIARELSEMTVLENLMLAPQGQIGESAIRAVTPGLRGAVIEEETEVRERAWETLEFFEIDHLAHEHAGNLSGGQRKLLEMARALMTDPEMVLLDEPLAGVNPTLEEKLLDRIHDLRADGYTFLLVEHDMDIIMNNCERVIVMHQGSVLAEGTGDEIRNDERVIEAYLGEDL
- a CDS encoding ABC transporter ATP-binding protein; amino-acid sequence: MTADATAGTTHAIDGDAILRIRGLDAGYGDLQILSDVALDVDDGEYVTIVGPNGAGKSTVMKTVFGLTTHMGGTVELEGEPIHGLAPERIIREGIGFVPQNGNVFPGLSVRENLEMGAYILDEVPEDQIETIYDRFPILRERSEQKAGTLSGGQRQMVAMGRALMLDPDLLLLDEPSAGLAPDLVSDMFDRIDRINEDGTAVLMVEQNAKEALRRCDRGYVLVSGENRYTDRGDVLLSDEDVRRDFLGG
- a CDS encoding putative sulfate/molybdate transporter; its protein translation is MTESASKRSRSVDFGSRAVTGAIGDSITVVPLVVALALLTDVSLPHALAAFGVFQLVWGVRYGLPVSVEPMKALAALAIAGALTYAELALAGAILGAVLLAIGLTGTLAYVERWIGEPVIRGVQFAVGLILLETGLGLATDDPAVALVGVAIAGAFALAGRGKASALAVAVVGVATAFVVAGVPTPRLPGAPPTPAFGAALTRATVDGVVAQLAMTIGNAALATSLLFADLFDADVTPDELSTSMGVTNLIAVPLGGIPMCHGCDGVAGKYAFGARTGGANVVLGAGYLVAALFATPALIAAFPLAMLGALLAVVAVSLARNVTDSGNRALSVGIGLLAVATNLGVAFVVGIVLHLAWGRMK
- a CDS encoding HTR-like protein, which gives rise to MSSLPFGVARLDSIFGGGAPPGSVVLLAGEAGAGAREFCYTSAAMNALARADEELFDLYYGDLDADAALPESVHYISFTADTGAITREMEYTMADEIVDAAVDEISFRDLSPEYFQLSPVPRDWYETATASITELGERGEYEDVLTAFGDYLSEHGQRSLVCIDSVTDLVSMVSDDTDWSDVAMVMKGLKKAAYEWDALVLVLVNTEALRDREFGTLMDAAGGTLQFSWESGGSQRARTMFVREFRGVLSRLEAENIVRFETEIHEGGFDISDVRKIR